Sequence from the Mugil cephalus isolate CIBA_MC_2020 chromosome 20, CIBA_Mcephalus_1.1, whole genome shotgun sequence genome:
TAATGCCGATATTTTTTTACCCTTATTACTGTTCctattgttttactttttttattttttattttacgtaCTTCttatcattcattcactcattcattaattcatttgttcattcctTTTCATCACCACAAGCACAATCAGATCGTTCACTGAAcaatgataataacaacaacaataataataattcgtgtcagatttatttcttcattGATCAGCTGTTTCCAGATCATGGGTCTGGATCTGACGTCCTACTGGTTGTCGGTGGTTTTCACCTCCAGCCTCTCTATCCGGTCTTGGAGCTGGCTGATCTCCTGCTCCACATCATCCAGGACTCTGGAACTAAGGGGGGGCGGACCGTCCCGGACCATCCCCCGCTGCGGAGCCGCAGCTCCGCGTCGCTCCTCGCCGCCTCTGCGGTCCAGACCCCTCTCACACTCGGACAGCTTCCCGCTGAGCTCCCGGATGGTCCTCTGGTCCTCCAGGATCTGATCTTTCTGCTGCACCACCGTCTGCCGGAGTTCGTCCGCGGTGGTCCGGAGGTAGCCCCAGTCCTCCCCCGCGTACTGCGCCGGGTCGTCCGCTTGTTGCTCAGAGTTTTTGGGGTTGCACTCTCCGGCGGGGATCGGGGTGCAGATGAGTCGGCTGGCCGTGGGGTCGTGTCCGGTGAGTCCGGTGACCCCGTCCAGTCCGCCCAGCCCGATGTGGAAGGTCGGAGCCTCGGATTCGGGCGTCTCAGATCCGTGGAGGGCTCCCAGAGACCCGGGCCGGGCCACGGAGCCGCCGGCAGAGGGGGGCTGAGCTGCGGAGTCCGGGTACAGAGACTGGTTGTCGGCGGCCGGTGGCCGGTGTGAGGACCCGCCGGATCCGGTGTGGACGGCCGCGATAATGCAGATCACGGCCCCGATGAAGGCCACCATCCCGGCGGCCAAGATGATCACGATGAACTTCAGGGTGGCGACGAGAAAAATAtccagaggagagaagagaggaccGGAGCgacagaagaggagcaggaggagaaacgGTCTTCATCAGAGCATCAGAGCTCTGCCGctacggaggaggaggaggaagaggaggaggaggagggatagagagatggaggaggaggaagaggagaaacggTCTTCATCAGAGCATCAGAGCTCTGCCGctacggaggaggaggaggaagaggaggaggaggaggtggtgcgCACGTCCTCTGGGTTCAGAGAATATCAGGTCCAATGGAACTAGATcagattgttttttaatttaagacaACGAAAGAGAAAAAGGCTCATatgaaaatatagaaatatagagCAATAACTACTAAGGATCATTATATTCCTCACATGGTCCATggcacacactgaacacacactgtatgtaacACACTGTATGTAACACACTATATgtaacacactgaacacacactgaatgtaacacacactgaacacacactgtatgtaacacacactgaacacacactgaacacacactgtatgtaacACACTGTATGTAACACACTATATgtaacacactgaacacacactgaatgtaacacacactgaacacacactgtatgtaacacacactgaacacacactgaacacacactgtatgtaacACACTGTATGTAACACACTATATgtaacacactgaacacacactgtatgtaacacacactgaacacacactgtatgtaacACACTATATGTAACACACTATATgtaacacactgaacacacactgaacacacactgtatgtaacACACTGTATGTAACACACTATATgtaacacactgaacacacactgaacacacactgtatgtaacacactatatgtaacacacactgaacacacactgtatgtaacatactgtatgtaacacactgaacacacactaaatgtaacacacactgaacacacactgtatgtaatACACTatatgtaacacacactgaacacacactgtaagTAACACACTACATGTAACACACtacatgtaacacacactgtatgtaacacacactgaacacacactgtatgtaacACGCTatatgtaacacacactgaacacccactatatgtaacacacactgaacacacactgtatgtaacacactatatgtaacacacactgaacacacactgtatgtaacacacactgaacacacactgtatgtaacacacactgaacacacactgaacacacattgTATGTAACACACATTGAACACACACTGTTTGTAAcgcacactgaacacacactgtatgtaacacacactgaacacacactgaacacacactgtatgtaacacactgtatgtaacacacactgtatctaacacacactgaacacacattgTATGTAACACAAACtgtatgtaacacacactgaacacacactatGTAACACACTgaatgtaacacacactgaacacgtGCCACATGTAACACACAAAGTTACTGCATGTAACATGCAGacttttttagtgtttttagtgTAGTGATTCTGCTGTGCTGTGGATAGTAACAGTGTGGTTAGTGCCCCGTAGCGCCCCCCTGAGGGGAGACGGTCCACCAGGTGAGATGTGTCTTTCAGGAAGGTGAAATGAGTTCAGGGGAAGGTAGAGACGTCTCCCTTGTTTTATCAGTAGCCTTGTGTTTGCTGTAGAGTTGCTACCACACTAAACCAGGACACTGTGGACAGAGGACAGGTACTTtactccttccttcttccctttactcctccccccctcctctatccactcctcccccctcctcccctcctcctttcattctCTCCAGAGTGTTCAACATGTCGGTGGCAATGAACCAGATGAGCCAGGACCAGCTGCACCGCTCCACCCTGACCATTTACTCTGTAAGTCTCATTAACCTGAAGGGATCCTGGTGGTGGTGCGGGGGTAAAGGGGGTCGGGGGGATCCGGTTTCAGACCTCACagcttctctgtctccttccaGAATCTGACAGACGAGTTCAACCCCAGCATGAGCAAACTGGTTTCTCTGGGGAATAGCTACGTCCAGGCCTTCAGGGGTAAGATTCTCTCATTCAGGACACACCTGGTTCCAAAGTCCCGTTAGCGTTCTCATGACAACCAACACAACTTCCTCATTCAGGCGATTAAGGGCAAGGGACCACATGTGGTAAATATAAGTGTGACTGTAGGCCACCAGAAGACTTTTATTTAGGTTTTCATTTCCATGTGGAAAAtcgaaatgaatgaatttaccaCATGTACCTGGAACCTTATATGTACCTAGAATCTTATATGTACCTAGAATATTATATGTACATAGAACCTTATATGTATCTAGAACCTTATATGTACCTTATATGTACATAGAATCTTATATGTACCTAGAATCTTATATGAACATAGAACCTTATATGTACCTTATATGTACAAAGAACCTTATATGGATCTAGAACCTTATATGTACCTAGAATATTATATGTACCTAATATGTACCTCGAACCTTATATGTACCTTAAATGTACATAGAACCTTATATGTACCTAGAATATTATATGTACCTAATATGTACCTCGAACCTTATATGTACCTTAAATGTACATAGAACCTTATATGTACCTAGAATATTATATGTACCTAATATGTACCTAGAACCTAATATGTACCTTATATGTACATAGAACCTTATATGTACCTTATATGTACCTAGAGCCTTATATGTACCTAGAACCttattttcaaaaacataaGACCTTGTTTATCTATCCCACACACATATGAGAAATGTCCTCATCACAGCTGGGCAGAATTTGGAAAGAACATATACAAGAACAATAATGAATTTAACAAGGAAAtattatgataaaaatgtacaacaacTAGGAACTCTCTGAGGAATATATACAGATTGCTAAGATTACTAAATAGTTGCTGAGATTATAAGATGTACTGGAGATGACAGTGAGGTAGTGTCCTGTGCTAATAAATTACTgtaaactgtaactgtaaaaaaGCAAACGAAACCATGTCTAGggtgtgtgttattgttgacTCAGGGTGGTGGAGCTGTAATGGAGTTAATTATTGTAGGATGGATGCAGCAGAGCTTTAAAATACGTGTTTATATTTGGTTGCCCATTAATCACTAGGATCCATATATGGTAAactcattcatctggattttctCCCTGAagatacaaacaacaacaacaacaaaacaacaaacaaatgaaaacaaaaacaaaacaaaaaaatcacaaaattcAAAGTTGTCCTATGTCCTATAACACTAAGGTTGAAATTTAGAACTTCCATGTATTTCAGTCAGAGTCCTGTAAAAGATTAATACCTAATTAATACCTGATTAATACTTTTTTAATACCTGATTAATACCTAATTAATACCCGATTAATACCTAAATAATACCTGAATAATATCTAATTAATACCTGAATAATACTTATTTAATACTCGATTAACACTTATTTAATACCTGATTAATACCTAATTAATACCTGATTAATACTGAATTAATACTTATTTAATACTCGATTAACACTTATTTAATACCTGATTAATACCTAATTAATACCTGATTAATACTGAATTAATACTTATTTAATACCTGAATAATACCTAATTAATACCTGATTAATACTGAATTAATACTTATTTAATACCTGATTAATACCTAATTAATACCTGAATAATACCTAATTAATACCTGAATAATACTTATTTAATACCTGATGATTTGCTGGTGGAGCTCAGAGATGGCTTATGGATTACTATTCTCAATGTTAGTGTCAGAGACGTCCAGATTTTGGTTCAcatcccagcagcagcagcagcaggaaccaggaaccaggaaccaggaaccaggaagaCGTTGGGTCATTATCAGCTGataagtgtttgttttccagctctgACTGCGACTAGTGAAGCGTATTTCAGCACTTTGTCCAGGATCGGAGAGAAAGCTTACCACAGCATGTCCTCCTCGTCTCTCGGTACGTCACAACTCACAGCGACAcgacacagtaacacacactgtaacgtAATAACACccacagtaacacagtaacacccacagtgacacagtaacacacacaataacacccACAGTAACACCgcaacacagtaacacacagcaTAACACAGTGGCGGagtgacacagtaacacacactgtaacataGTAACACCCACagtgacacagtaacacacactataacacccacagtaacacagtaacactcacagtgacacagtaacACATAGCATAACACAGTGGCAGAGTGACACAGTAACacccacagtaacacacaccaTAATAGATTGACACAGTAACTCCCACAGTAACACCCATAGTAACACAGTAACGCACACAGTAACACCCACAGTAACACAGTGACacccacagtaacacacacagtaacacacacagtaacacccacagtaacacagtaacaccCACAGTAACACTCACTGTAACACAGTAACacccacagtaacacacacagtaacacccACAGTAACATAGTGGCAGAGTGACACAGTAACacccacagtaacacacacagtaacacccACAGTAACATAGTGGCAGAGTGACACAGTGACacccacagtaacacacacagtaacacccacagtaacacagtaacaccCACAGTAACACTCACTGTAACACAGTAACacccacagtaacacacacagtaacacccACAGTAACATAGTGGCAGagtgacacagtaacacacacagtaacacacacagtaacacagtaacacccacagtaacacacactataATAGagtgacacagtaacacacacagtaacacacacagtaacacagtgacacccacagtaacacacactataATAGagtgacacagtaacacagtaacacacacagtaacacccacagtaacacccacagtaacacccacagtaacacagtaacacccacagtaacacacacagtaacacccacagtaacacccacagtaacacacacagtgccTGAGTGAGTAACGTTGTCTATGTCTCTGATGTGTTTCTGCTGAAATGATGAAAGCCTCGTTCTGctggatgtgaatgtgaatgtttggtCTGTCTTCAAGGAGACGTCTTGATCCGGATCTCGGAGAGTCATCGCCGACTGACCCGGGACCTGGAGGGAGTGGTGAGTTCCACCCTGAACCACGTCTGATCGCTGTGATCCTTCAGCGTTACTGATCGTACGTCTCGTTGCAGTTCCGCTGGTTCAGTTCAGAGGTTCTTCAGGAGCTGGACAGGAACGTCCGACTGGACAGAGATTTCATCTCAGTGAGTCACAACCAAAAACTTTAGATCCTTGTGAGGACATGAGTCCACTGGGTTCATGCGTAGAAATGTTCTGGTAGGACACAGTTCTTCTTAAAGTCCAGACTCTCAGCTTTAGTTTGAAGGTTTCTACGTCCAGCCTGGAGCAAAGGTGGAGGAACTATGGCCATTAATACACAGAATGGTCtcatctggtctggtctggtctgatctgatctaatctgatcctggtctggtctggtctggttgcAGGCCAGCAGGAGGCAGTATGAGATGGAGGTCCAGAACCAGAGAACAGCTCTGcagagacagatgaggagaGGAGTCGCCCAGGTCAGTGAacgtgaaagagtggttcagggaccATGAGACCAGATCATtttcaccacagagtccagacctgaacctcatagagaatgtttgggatgagctggagaagctttgatcagtggtcagactctgacatcatcaatacaagatctgaattaaaaacactggatggaagaaacaTGGAGACATTGGAGAAGCTGCTTATTGAGccaatggagtcaaagctggaggagctccgcccacagactagaggggaggagctcctcCCACATAGTGGAGGAGTcatttttggccaggcagtgtacaTATGTATAAGTCTGTGTATCCTgagtatgtatatacatataaaccGGTATATAATGAGTGTGTGCTGTCAGGGTGGTGGCGAGTACATGATGCAGTTCCTCAGGGACAGCCATGGACAGgctctgaaggaggaggagaggcggtACCGCTTCCTGGCTGAGAAACACTGCAGCCTGATCCAGTCCATGTCTCAGCTCATGAATAAGGTAACAGTCCtggtttttaatatttcatagcTCAGCTCTGCAGGTGGATCAGGTCACAGAACAAGAATtagaagtttttattgtcagtgtctggtgaaaaataactaaatacagTTTGTCAGCTCTTTAGTTCAGGatcaataaaaatagaaactacaACAGcttaaagataaaaactataGCAactatacacaataaaaagcaATCTATACAAAAAAGCACCTGTAGCACAGAATGAATGGAACTGGTCCAATAATGACAGGTAGCAGCACTGGAGGAATGAACCAGTGACTGAACCAAAACAATCTCTGAAGAGTTTTTCCTGGTCCCCGGAGGAAGGTCCTGCTTTTATGGTTTTAATCAGGATCTGGACTCGTGCCACGCCAAGTAACTCTAGACTCAGTCTTTATGACTCTGCTGACCTACTTCACTACAGCCGACACTGAGCCTGAacctcctgctgctgtgttAGGTCTCAGGTGTGTTTTCAGATGTCACCATTAATCTGAAGGAATAATCACTAAAGTGATTCAGCTCCATCTATGGGACCGACTCTGGTTCAGTTCTTTGAGCTGTTTAATTAAACCATTTACAGtttctgtgtgttcacacctgggcCAGAAACCAGTTCAGACCAGTTTACCAAGAAGCACCAGTCCACACTCAGTTTCACTGTAAATGGACGTCTagaccgggggggggggggtccaacTCATTCTAATTCACAGGCTAATTCTAATTCAGTAACGGCAACTCCACGTCTCCCTTTGTTTTAGGTCAAAGAAGAACATGGAATTGTTTCCATTTAAGGAACAACTGGACGTTTCTAGAGAAAAATAAGCAGAGTTTGTGTTTAGTTCCAGGTCGCAGTGTTGggttatgtccacaactctaaaactaaaactgtgtgaacctgAAGAATAACggttaatgtcttcagtgtaacTTTTTCACAGGAAAATTCATCCCATAGTCCATATTAGACATTCTGTTGGGGCAGATTAGACCCTTGGGGGCCACTTTTGGtccacgggccgtatgtttgacacaaACCAGACCATGACAAAAGtcccagaaacaaagagagagacgtGGTTTCACAATCCTGAGAGCAATGGACAGGACTCAGAtgtccacctgaaggacaaaggactcTCCTAAGAGGAGCCTCATGTCCCCCCTGACCCTGACCCACCAGATGTTAACCCTGTAAAACGCATGGATCGCTGGTGATCCATTAAAGCTTTGTGAAATACCCTAACTCACAGTGGTTCGGGGTTCTGTTCactgtggctgaacactgggaagttgtgcttttgtctggaagatctTCTTGACATCTCAAGGTTataactaactttttttttttttttaccaactaattcctccaaacaactctctcttcctgggtctgtttttcatctgcaggcagatgttcaggttttaaaggtggttcagactctcagctgtaaGTGGAAGGTTGAAGGAAAGGTGGAGGAACTACAACCATCTTTAGACTGAGTCAGTCTCCTGGACAGATGTGGACATTCCTTCATTATCTGATGAGCTGTTCTCAAATGAAAGCAGCTTTAATGAGTCATCAGTAGAACATACTCAGGTTCTCTGTGATGGTCTattcatgtctctgtctctaatGGTGGACATGTCTCTGTGGACAGAATGGAGAAAGTCTGCAGCAACGAGCCCACGTCTGGTTGGGGGAGGTGGGTTCAACCAGACGAGCTGAGGCCATGAAGACGTCCCCTCCAGACCACAGCGTGAGTTCATGTTGTTCATCTGCAGCCACCTCAGGACAAATTCGTCAACTCTGACTCTAAGCCTGGGGGAGAATTAGAGGAGTAACTGTGAGGGGAGGACCCCCCAGTAGCCAGTGCCccccatgagaaaaaaacatgagaggtgtgcattttattttcatcatgcactttgagagaAAAGTTGAGAATAAAGTCTAAATATTATGACATTTTGAGACTCAGAGCATGTGACTATTTCTAAAAAATGTCATGCatgatgaagtggtgaaactagACTACTGAGGAGTATTAGAGCCAccacactttatttatattagcCTCTACTCCAGCTCGCAGGAATGAGGCCTCCTCTTTGTGAGTTTGTGAGGGGACAGTCTCAGTTTTGGACTCCTGGGACCTGATCCTGAGTCTAGGAGCTAAAACACAGAACGGGTTTTTTGGTACTAAAACCCTGTCCCAAGTCTAcatcccccttttttcctcaaagtgcaCGATGAGACAGATCTACCTCCTGAAACCAGGATCCAGAGGATCTTTATCCTTTTCCTTTAACAAATGTAACCTGTCCTCAGGTGGGACCCCGGGACAACATGACTCTGGGCAGAGCCCCGTCCAGAGGTGAGACATTCAATGAGATCTTCAATGTCATTAATGTCCAATGAGATCATGAATGTCCAACGTTCAACAAGATCATTAATGTCCAACGTCCTGTTCAGAAGTGagacattcaaaaaataacttttaccAACATGTAGGAGTTGATTTGACATGTTTAAGTAGAACATTTCACCTTCACTGAGTCTCcatgtaccccccccccccttactCTCAAGTCATTAATGTCTAACGTCCAACAACATCTTTAATGTCCAACGAGATCATTATCTATGATCATAGAGCGTAGATTGTAGAACGTAGTACATAGAATGTAGAGAGTAGACGATAGACCGTAGATCATGTAATGTAGAGCACAGAATGTGAGTGTAGAGCATAGAACATGGAATGTAGAACATCCTCCTCATGATCCATAGACCCTTGTAAATAATACATATGTAAATCCTTTTATTCTCCACCCCCAGCTCCGTCTCCTCAGGGCTTCCTCCCTCGCTCTGCAGGAGATTCATCAGGAGGAGTAGGCGGATtaggaggagggggcggagggggcggaggaggcggaggccGGACCGTGAGGGCCAGGGTGGATCACCAGCCTGCTGCCTCCAGCCCCACCATGCTGCCCTTCAGCCAGGGGCAGATGATCACGGTCCTGGTGCAGCAGCCTCGTAACGGCTGGTTGTACGGGCGGATTGAAGGCAGCTCACGGTGGGTCTGGTCCAAAACacactcatctcatctcatctcacctcatcttctactacctcttattCTCACCAGGGTCACTGGGGCCTAAGAGAGggggggtccaccctggacaggtctccagtctgtctcaggactaacacagagacaaacaaccactcagaCCTAGGGTCAGtgtagagtcaccaatcagcctaaccagcatgtctctggaggggggagaacccacgcagacacagggagaacatgcaaactcccccagaaagacccgagctggactcgaaccagaaccttctcactgggaggcatcaacCCCTCAGCcccaaaacacattcatttaacATCTATTCATTGtctatttaaaatatatgttaaattaatacatttatattaaatgtagttatttaacacatttatttaacatgtaAATTTGATCATGTCTGCAGACAGGGGTGGTTTCCAGCCTCATATGTGGAGAACGTGGACGAACCTCCAAGGTCCAGCAGCTACAGGTAAACATGAACCAGTTAATGAACACACGAACGTTCTGGTGAATACTTGAATGTTCTGGTGATCACATGAATGTCTGCATAGTTTCAGTGCGCCCCCCCTgagaaagagcagcagcttgAACAACCTTCTGGACCAAGcggctcctcctccacctcctcctccttctcagcCCGAGTTGCCGAGCTCCGAGCCAAAGATCGAATCAGGAAAGCAGGTACGTGAGACTAGAAATGATCACGAAACAGCCAGACCCAACAGATCAGCGATCGTCTATTAATCCTGAAACCGGTTCCTCCTATCTCCTttggaataaaaacatctggatTAGACCAGATGTGAACCATGTTCCTCGTGTGTCCAGCAGGGGCACTGTGGCGTGGTGCTGCTCTCCATGACACCACAGCCCTCCTTCTGGTGGATGCAGGGACGAAGCTCCAGctgctgatggaggaggtggtgttTGAGTTGCTGTGTTTAGTGTGtagcagccataacattatgaccagcagGGTTTCAACGAGTTGCCCAAGGAAGGAGGAGACTCGTGTCACTCGTGTCTGAGACATGGATGGAGAGAATATCAGAACAAAGAAAGGCTTTGTTTGAGTGTAGGATCATATGTTCCGATCCATGGAGGCTCCACGTCTGAACTCCCCTTCAGAGGACTACAggacgtggtcataatgttatggctggttaTGGTGTTGCTAGTCTCCTCATGGTCTCAATCCCAGACCTCAACCCCCCAACCCTCAACCCACACAATTGAGCTATACACCTAAGAACAGCATCGATTAAAACAAGAGCAAGAACTGAGGGAAAGCCAGAGGCTGAGAAAACCAACCGCAGGTAAAACTAGTcactaaataaaaact
This genomic interval carries:
- the baiap2l2a gene encoding brain-specific angiogenesis inhibitor 1-associated protein 2-like protein 2, with translation MSVAMNQMSQDQLHRSTLTIYSNLTDEFNPSMSKLVSLGNSYVQAFRALTATSEAYFSTLSRIGEKAYHSMSSSSLGDVLIRISESHRRLTRDLEGVFRWFSSEVLQELDRNVRLDRDFISASRRQYEMEVQNQRTALQRQMRRGVAQGGGEYMMQFLRDSHGQALKEEERRYRFLAEKHCSLIQSMSQLMNKNGESLQQRAHVWLGEVGSTRRAEAMKTSPPDHSVGPRDNMTLGRAPSRAPSPQGFLPRSAGDSSGGVGGLGGGGGGGGGGGGRTVRARVDHQPAASSPTMLPFSQGQMITVLVQQPRNGWLYGRIEGSSRQGWFPASYVENVDEPPRSSSYSFSAPPLRKSSSLNNLLDQAAPPPPPPPSQPELPSSEPKIESGKQSSAGTNPVLFPRGTNPFATVKLKPTSTNDRSAPYLSRR